Part of the Mya arenaria isolate MELC-2E11 chromosome 8, ASM2691426v1 genome, GTTAGGGTATATAACAAGCGAAATGCATAGATATAGTTAGTAggaccgtctccgtggccttgtgaTTAAGACGTCCGCCtccggagcgggaggtcgtgggttcgatccctggccgcgtcataccgaaagacgttaaaagctggtacaagtagctcccttgcctggtgcttggcatttaaagggtaggtcttggaaaagtggtgtactcagtactggttcaccTCAGGAAAGTTGTTTCCCGTGTattggtgctttacaccgagcacgttaaagaaccaagaggtctcttcgcaaagagatagggtatcgcacccggatctcttgtatctcactctgtttcttcaagtcttccaatgtctggatttgactgcgaattgctgtcacttctatctcatgtcacttatggcatttaatcacaatttaagtcgtgatggcgtcacggcggggtcaagccataatgcagcaaatgggcgcgggcagaccttgataaactcaaataaacaaacaaacgaaatAGTTAGTTCGTGTCTCGACGCTGATGGGAGAACATCACGTTAATATATAGGGAAGCTTTAAAgtatctttttgtactgttgagggcgggttctgaactattggacgctaggagaattaaagtgaagcattgcgctacagcttctagtttctaggttcggacatccgtggggtttctttttggcctcttggtaagcctggatcattgcgatacagacggaacagggtcaatggtttgattccccgtaaaAGCAATACACTTAGGACTGCAGGTTTCgctgatatattgtgattggtttaAGCGAGAATATTTTATGGTAGTTATCTGTGACTACAGTAGATACCCATTAGTTGAGAAGTTATCAAGCTGACTGCACAAAATGTCATATCGCACCTTGAAAGAATTTTTGGAATGTTCTCAATTTCAAGTGTGTTAAAATCCGACAACGGGGCGCCGTTCAATAGCCACGAATTTATACAATTTGCAAACAGTATCGGGTTCGAACACCGGAAGGTAACCCCACTAGCCCCACAAGCCAACGGATTGGTAGATGCATTTATGAAGCCActagtaaaaacaatgaaaactgcaaCAGCGTCTGGAAAGAACTTTAAATCTGAGCTTACTATTTTCTAATGAATTACAGATCAACCCCACATCCAAACACAGGACTTTCgccatttgaaataatgttcaatCGCAAAATAAAGACAAAGCTTCCAACATTTACTGTGCCgagaaatgatatatatatatacgcaaAAGGGACACTAAATCaaagcaaaataacaaaaagtatGCCGATGAGAAACGGAAGGCAAAACCGTGTACATTACAGCCAGGCGATCCGGTCCTTGTTAAACAacccaaacaaaataaattaacaatgtcATTCAGTCATAAATGGGGATACGTCGTCAGACGAAAGGGATCTATGGTCACAGTACGCTATGATGGCCGTGAGATGACACGCGACGCCGCACACTTTAAGTTGGTACCTGTACCGCCCACACACAGCCAACAACATAAACAGCGTCCAGGGCCGCGTGAGCAGCAAAACAACGAAAACAAACAACGTCGACCAAACAGACGTCATCAGATGCCGATACGTTATCGTGATTGAAGGAGTGTTAattgtatgttgtgtttttaatgcCTGCATAGTATAAATGAGTTTCTAGATAATAATAGAGtgttaataacaataaaaaaaaattcccaTGCAAAATGCTAATAAACTAAATTCGTGAAGTGTGTTAACTAATTCCGTGGAGTAATAAAaattaaggccaaaaaaataaaatacctgtgtttccgttgacccgaccgaccctattttttcctcgccgaccctaatctcttttttagacataaaagtaaaaaaaaatatctatcgtaaaaaatgataatatttttttaaatatatcgtcaTTATTTTCGTTCTTTGTCTTTCTATGTACCCggagaataaactttcattccttattatgtattaccgagacgctATGTCAACAGGAAtacaaaatggcggagggcggcgaaccctgtccgatatcttcaaattggcaaacgcatgtttacggtCCAAACACCTGGTTAATCACAAGAGACATATTTTGcagtctttaaaatgaaaatatttaggattatagctcgcggtgttatttatttatgtccaaaataaaactttctttttacGATTAGGcattgcgtatatcatgcaggcttcttacgattaAGCTTTGCTCCATCTAATGCAGGCTACTtgccaggttccaatacacatttcactaatcgttacattaatttatccgcaattatcaatggttatttatttcgccttattaaaaataagtcccatcaactgaaatccaattATAAACCTTCGAAAGTTAACGACAcatttgttaagaaaataccatacgatcgaaaaaataataatcaataatcgtcgtctgggaatcttataacaatgaccgaaatgtttgaattcactataaatatgaatgaaactttgattgtacgaaaataagataagtaaaataaatccatatccgcgtttacttattctatttttaacctacctccacttaaaggcctagtttaaggagctcaccgttgacaagaaaatcggcaATTTTCCtcatgcaaattaacaaattagttgataattgactgtttgggtAGAACATTATCGCAGATCtgtagaaattgaagtgctggatttgttttctaaaaaccgatcgcgacttataaacgagtattgtatacaaaaaccaccagatttcatgggcaaaattggcgggaaaatacggtagtcgaaggtGTTTTTCTgtgactttttgtaaattatgaaacGCTTAGATATAACAATTGTTATGATtcaacagaaaattgcatgatatggaaactgtaaaaaaaaatcccgaccgatcgaccctatttttttcgccatgtcaccggaaacacaggtattttttttggCGTAACTTCAAAATTCTGGGAGCGTCCGATGGACCAGAACATTGCAGAGACCCGAAACTGATTTACAACCACATCATGATAATTAAACAGACATTTGCTGGGAAATCTCTTCCCGGTCAAACCATTTACATGATATCATCTTAATGTTATAAGGACAAGCCGGATTATCTAACATTCGAACGTAATGCTTGTTCTTAATGATCTATAATGTGCGTGCTATTAGACAGTTTATTACCTGACATTTTCTAAATTTGTGAGGAAAAAGGGTCAGAGGTTAATTTATAGACAGACaataatcttgtttattttaatacatggtTGCAAGTGAATTGATTATTGCaatgatatttaagaaaatgatagtttctgttaaaaagaaataatacaatgtttaatgaataattcatgaaaatatgtctATATGATTTATTGAtcttttttcatataagtaaaatctgggaccaataatctTGCTGTATAGCTTGGTTTCCTCTCCCtgtaatcttactcccaggtaAAATCAAATCCATGTAAAGGAGGGATGTAGTGGCCAATCAGAGCTCAGTATTGATAAACCCGCCTTTGGGTATGATAAGCCCGTCTCTGGCTAACAGTTGCACGTTGATAGTTCAGTTATTGATTAGATTCAAGATCGTATGCGTATGAGTATGAATGTCATAAAGCTATATTAAACCATCCCGTTTTGGGCCTGTTATATACATTACACTGACAACATTACAAGTACATTATTGCAACAATCAACAATGAGGAGCACGTGTAAAACAACAATAGAAATTTTAAAGCTGAACACTGAAAAACCTTGTAAATACTTAAGTGGGTACTAGTTTCTAGTGTTATTTATCAAAGGTAAACCGGTGTGACTGAAAGCTGTGAAGGACTGTCATATAAAAATCGTAATAAAATCCGTGCACGTTCAATAATTTGGACTAGGGACAGAGCCTTACCGACGTCCCGTTGTAATACCGTCTCACGAATAGACGATTGCACTTATTACTAGCGGTGCAGTTCAGAAACTCTCCCTGGAAAAATGGCCCTCTGAATGTCAACTACTATTTTTGTtccatttgcattttaaaactattcaaGGTAAATTTTTACTTGCAATTTTTGTCTAGTAATTGTGTAAGACATCTATGTCGTTTTGGCATTACATTTATGGTCAATTGTTTGACGGTTGTTAGGACGTTTAATTATGTGTACACAACTGAACAGTAATCGGATATAGACGTTATCCGTTtcaaattttgttcattttctgtcagtggtatattttaagGAGTACAAATAATATTGTCTTTGAGCTTTAGAAGCAAAAAAAGGAAGCATATTATATTTGTGAATAACTGGTGAATGATATGTCTTGACTGACGCTAGCCACTTCAACAGCGACCACTGAGcagttttatgttgttgttttttctaatgGAAGAACATGTGTATTAAAGAGGAAACGTTATGATATTATATCAGAAGAGCATTGTTCTGGGTGTTGAATGttcaaattaaaggaaatacATAAATAGACAGTGGAAACCTCTGACACCTGTAGCCAGGATGGGAAAATTTACCTGGTTAAACAGCTTAtgaaattatgttattaaatctATGCTATTAAagcttataatattataaaatattatcagtTGATTCAACGATGCTTTCTCAATGAGCATGAATAGCAGAACCAGATGACATGCAAAACTAAATGGGTGTGACCGATCATGAAAATGGTAATAAAACATCTTGCACCCATCCTGATTGGAAAAGACATTTGTTGACTCATACATGAAAGGACACAAAACAGTTCTGTTGAATAGAACAATCTGTAGCATGTGTAAAAAATCCTTTTTCCTAAACTAATTTGAGCTTTCATCTTCTATTCAACAAACAGCTGTATTTGCAAGGCTCTTGACATTTTCTTGATCATAATGCATAATCAGATACATTCATGGTTGAAAGGTTCTCACTTAAATCTGAAAAGTGTGATTCCTTAAGGCATGATTAAGAATCTTACCTACCTTTGcttggtccagccaagcccgtgTTAAACCTCCGCcctgcggggggggggggggggggggggctgaactgctggtaaaatctccCCTCACCCCAGGGAcgctaggtaaggcccattccccgctactTTTGCCGTGAATACAAAACCAAcacacccggcactgcagggtatacccccggacctgggggccgtggttacaactgactggtacATAAAGTGTGACTTGAGGGACTGCCAAAAAGGAGCATCCtgttaatatcatttaaacagatttaacatacatacaaacacaagATTCATCAGTCAGTGTCTTAATAATTGCTTCTATGTTTATTTCAGATCATGACTGTCGTCAGCAAATTGAGCCAACACGTTGGCCGCTACAGCAAACTATTCAACCCACAGTCAGTGTCCTGTATCCTGGGAAACCATATCAACAGCAATGGAATCACTCAGCAGGGAAGATGGAAACATAGTGATTCCGATAACTTGAAAGATCCAGAAAGCGGTTTGCCTTTCTACGATTCTAAGAAAGGAATGCTAGTTTATACTGGACCTTTGACTCAGAATGTCACAAGAATAAAGGCTGTGTCTCTTACAACAAGTCTTGTTGCAGTTTTTGCCCAGCCGTTTGTAATTGCTGCAGCTCAAGAAGACATGATGATGAAAGCTGGCGTGTTAGGTACAATAagtacaattatattttgtacGCCAGTTTTGCTCCACCTTGTGGCAAAGAAGTATGTGACAGACATTTATTTCAACGAAGATACCAAAATATtcacatttgcaagaaaatccTTCTTTCTTCGAAGAAAAGAGGTTGAGTTCAGGGCAGAGGATGTTAAGTTGCCATTCGTTGGTGGACTGTTTGTCAATCATATCATCAAAGGTGGGAAATACTTTATTGATGCGACACAATTCCGAAGTAAGGACATTTACAAACACATGGTTGGCTATGACATGCCagaagttgatgatgatgaacacAACCTGGAAACAGCAAAGACAAGTTTAACAGTGAAAAAAGGGAAGAAATTTGGACTTTTTGAAGATGAAGAGGAGGATAATGAAAATACTgacattcattttaacaagaaGATTGGTCTGATGCAAGATGAACCAGACAAAACTAGCCGACGTCCAAAAATGATGACACCACCTATGCCTACAATGTATAGCGATCCAGTGATGATGGACGATGATGACGATGGTTATGTGTCTCATCCTAAAACATCCAAGCAAAAGAAAATGAAGCACTAACttgctatttgttttattttattaatagttTACATTAAGTAATCTTGTTTTGGGGaaatgtttcttatacatttaaggtatTTAAATGAACTCACTGTAAACTAATAATtggaaatgtatatttttgagaAAAGTTGAGATACTAGTAAACATTGTCAGTGATACTTTTGATTACTTGTTACTGTCCTGCTAGATATACAAGTTCTATATACACCAAGTGGTTACTTACTCTCCAATTCAgagaaaattgtaaaatgcaTCTCTGGTTTGCCGGAAGATATACCTTCAAAATACGAGGGTTGATCCAGATTTatgtacttttttaataattcaaatatcatttcacATAGAACATAGAAACTTCacattcaatacatataacaccTCCTATATAATTCCTGCAATTTTCAgagcaaaacataaaattttcgctgaattacaaaattaataacaattaattaaaaaaataataatgcctTTTCAAAGCAATCCGGTTCATTAATTGTTCACCTTTCCTTGC contains:
- the LOC128242215 gene encoding uncharacterized protein LOC128242215 — its product is MTVVSKLSQHVGRYSKLFNPQSVSCILGNHINSNGITQQGRWKHSDSDNLKDPESGLPFYDSKKGMLVYTGPLTQNVTRIKAVSLTTSLVAVFAQPFVIAAAQEDMMMKAGVLGTISTIIFCTPVLLHLVAKKYVTDIYFNEDTKIFTFARKSFFLRRKEVEFRAEDVKLPFVGGLFVNHIIKGGKYFIDATQFRSKDIYKHMVGYDMPEVDDDEHNLETAKTSLTVKKGKKFGLFEDEEEDNENTDIHFNKKIGLMQDEPDKTSRRPKMMTPPMPTMYSDPVMMDDDDDGYVSHPKTSKQKKMKH